One window of Arthrobacter oryzae genomic DNA carries:
- a CDS encoding enoyl-CoA hydratase/isomerase family protein, with translation MTAGPTPRTNTASSATPTDEVLFERRGHLGVITLNRPRAVNALTAGMAAAMLDQLTAWEDDDGVATVLVHGAGERGLCAGGDIVAIYEDMLAGGEATADFWRTEYQLNALIAGYSKPYVAFMDGLVLGGGVGISAHGSVRVVTERTRTGMPETTIGFVPDVGGTLLLSRSPGESGTHAALTGAHLSGADALFLGLADHFVSSGNLPALAAALETEAAEDAVGRFAEEPPASALAGQRDWIDSCYASDDAEDIFRRLRTFDGEAAGEAADTIEAKSPTAVKVALASLRRARGLSLEEVLAEEYRVGLRFLAGADFREGIRAQVVDKDRNPQWKPAALHEVSAADVARFFEPLGDRELNLQAKEARNV, from the coding sequence ATGACCGCAGGACCTACCCCACGTACGAACACTGCAAGTTCCGCAACGCCCACGGACGAAGTTCTGTTTGAGCGGCGCGGCCACCTCGGCGTCATCACGCTGAACCGGCCCAGGGCCGTCAACGCGCTCACCGCCGGCATGGCCGCCGCCATGCTTGACCAGCTCACGGCATGGGAGGACGACGACGGCGTGGCCACCGTTCTGGTGCACGGCGCCGGGGAGCGGGGGCTGTGCGCCGGCGGTGACATCGTGGCCATCTACGAGGACATGCTGGCGGGCGGTGAGGCCACGGCGGACTTCTGGCGCACCGAGTACCAGTTGAACGCGCTGATCGCCGGATACTCCAAGCCCTATGTGGCCTTCATGGACGGCCTGGTGCTGGGCGGCGGCGTGGGGATCTCCGCCCACGGGTCCGTCCGTGTGGTCACCGAGCGCACCCGCACCGGCATGCCGGAGACAACCATTGGATTTGTGCCCGACGTCGGCGGCACCCTGCTGCTGTCCCGCTCGCCGGGGGAGTCGGGCACCCATGCGGCCCTGACGGGCGCCCACCTGAGCGGTGCGGACGCCTTGTTCCTGGGCCTGGCGGACCACTTTGTGTCGTCCGGAAACCTTCCTGCGCTGGCGGCCGCGCTGGAGACCGAAGCGGCGGAAGACGCCGTCGGACGCTTTGCGGAGGAGCCGCCGGCTTCGGCGCTGGCCGGGCAACGGGACTGGATCGACTCCTGCTACGCGAGTGATGACGCCGAGGACATCTTCCGCCGGCTCCGCACCTTTGACGGGGAAGCCGCCGGTGAGGCGGCAGACACTATTGAGGCGAAGTCGCCTACTGCCGTGAAAGTGGCGTTGGCATCGCTCCGTCGCGCGCGTGGGCTGAGCCTGGAGGAAGTCCTTGCCGAGGAATACCGCGTTGGCCTGCGGTTCCTGGCCGGCGCGGACTTCCGCGAAGGGATCCGCGCGCAGGTGGTGGACAAGGACCGGAACCCGCAGTGGAAGCCGGCCGCCCTGCACGAGGTCTCCGCTGCCGACGTCGCGAGGTTCTTCGAGCCGCTGGGGGACCGGGAGCTCAACCTGCAAGCAAAGGAGGCCCGCAATGTCTGA
- the mmsB gene encoding 3-hydroxyisobutyrate dehydrogenase — protein sequence MSEAMPETTGAGKKEHVAFLGLGHMGGPMAVNLVKAGYTVAGFDVVPAALDAAREHGVPTVASPAEAVAGADVVLTMFPSGQHVLDAYRGSAGQPGLLEAAAPGTMFLDCSTINVDEAREASALAVAAGHRAVDAPVSGGVVGAEAGTLTFMVGALPEDFEAVKPMLEVMGKRVVHCGGHGAGQAAKVCNNLILGVSMIAVSEAFVLGEKLGLTHQALFDVASAASGQCWALTTNCPVPGPVPTSPANRDYQPGFAGALMAKDLKLALNALQSTGVAARMGPLASEIYDTFAAEGGAGRDFSGIITDIRDKSAH from the coding sequence ATGTCTGAAGCAATGCCTGAAACCACAGGAGCCGGGAAGAAGGAACACGTAGCGTTCCTGGGGCTGGGGCATATGGGCGGGCCCATGGCCGTGAACCTGGTCAAGGCCGGGTACACGGTGGCCGGGTTCGACGTGGTGCCGGCGGCGCTGGACGCGGCCCGGGAGCACGGCGTACCCACCGTTGCGTCGCCCGCCGAGGCCGTTGCCGGGGCGGACGTGGTGCTCACCATGTTTCCCAGCGGACAGCACGTCCTGGATGCCTACCGCGGGTCGGCCGGCCAGCCAGGCCTGCTGGAGGCTGCCGCGCCGGGCACCATGTTCCTGGACTGCTCCACCATCAACGTGGACGAGGCGCGGGAGGCGTCCGCGCTCGCCGTTGCCGCCGGACACCGTGCGGTGGACGCTCCTGTTTCCGGCGGCGTGGTGGGGGCCGAGGCCGGAACCCTGACCTTCATGGTGGGAGCCCTGCCGGAGGACTTCGAAGCAGTGAAGCCGATGCTGGAAGTGATGGGCAAGCGAGTTGTCCATTGCGGCGGCCACGGCGCGGGCCAGGCCGCCAAGGTCTGCAACAACCTCATTCTCGGCGTCTCCATGATCGCGGTGAGTGAAGCGTTCGTGCTCGGCGAGAAGCTGGGGCTCACGCACCAGGCCCTCTTCGACGTTGCGTCCGCGGCATCCGGGCAGTGCTGGGCGTTGACCACCAACTGCCCCGTTCCGGGGCCGGTGCCCACCAGTCCGGCCAACCGCGACTACCAGCCGGGCTTTGCCGGGGCGCTGATGGCGAAGGACCTCAAGCTGGCGCTGAACGCGCTGCAAAGTACCGGGGTGGCCGCCCGGATGGGGCCGCTGGCATCGGAGATTTACGATACGTTTGCGGCTGAGGGCGGTGCGGGCCGGGACTTCTCCGGCATCATCACCGACATCAGGGACAAATCCGCCCACTAG